In one Rhinopithecus roxellana isolate Shanxi Qingling chromosome 1, ASM756505v1, whole genome shotgun sequence genomic region, the following are encoded:
- the RTP3 gene encoding receptor-transporting protein 3, which yields MTRDKEVWKQMFQELMREVKPWHRWTLRPDKGLLPNVLKPGWMQYQQWTFARFQCSSCSRNWASAQVLVLFHMRWSEEKSRGQVKMRVFTQRCKKCPQPLFEDPEFTQENISRILKNLVFRIMKKCYRGRFQLTEEVPMIKDISLEGPHNSDNCEACLEGFCAGPKQVTSLPQSQTPRVYSICKVEEGVEPWASRKRVCSYTLQKHICRSVSIFCCCVILIVIVVIVARTAI from the exons ATGACTCGGGACAAAGAAGTGTGGAAGCAAATGTTTCAGGAGTTAATGCGGGAGGTGAAGCCATGGCACAGATGGACCCTGAGACCAGACAAGGGCCTTCTTCCCAACGTCCTGAAGCCAGGCTGGATGCAATACCAGCAGTGGACCTTCGCCAG GTTCCAGTGCTCCTCCTGCTCTCGTAATTGGGCCTCTGCCCAAGTTCTGGTCCTTTTCCACATGCGCTGGAGTGAGGAGAAGTCCAGGGGCCAGGTGAAGATGAGGGTGTTTACCCAGAGATGTAAGAAGTGCCCCCAACCTCTGTTTGAGGACCCTGAGTTCACGCAAGAGAACATCTCAAGAATCCTGAAAAACCTGGTGTTCCGAATTATGAAGAAATGCTACAGAGGAAGATTTCAGTTGACAGAGGAGGTTCCTATGATCAAGGACATCTCTCTTGAAGGACCACACAATAGTGACAACTGTGAGGCCTGTCTGGAGGGCTTCTGTGCTGGGCCCAAACAGGTTACAAGCCTCCCCCAATCTCAGACCCCAAGAGTATACTCCATTTGCAAGGTGGAGGAGGGAGTTGAGCCCTGGGCCTCAAGAAAGCGTGTCTGTTCCTACACATTGCAGAAACACATCTGTAGGAGCGTAAGCATTTTCTGCTGTTGTGTCATCCTCATTGTTATTGTAGTGATTGTTGCAAGAACTGCTATATGA